The following proteins come from a genomic window of Pseudomonadota bacterium:
- a CDS encoding UDP-N-acetylmuramoyl-tripeptide--D-alanyl-D-alanine ligase, with protein MLTKLSTLIFVLGLLLFGYRRIFSYLRYFQQEEYSNRRFIAWIREKRAFDRRGSAVVCTLGIIALVLPGEWYGLVFSTLAATALWCITVVIEQDPRTSGKLKLNMTQRARKISLVAFILYALVAFVPLALSCGSCGGSQNGLAMTAFFALLLVQSPALFLIASNKLLWPVEKALQDRYYAEAQRIMRQANPFVIGITGSYGKTGAKAALGDLMTQCLAPTFWPRKGINTIMGITRAIRETLKSFHHFAVIEMGAYNIGSIKRLCDFTPPKAALVTSVGIMHLERFGTPENVYLAKSEIAQALPADGILVCNGDSPNARRMASEHRRAVTLLYGLDESAGALDCYASELAFDDQGTRFVIHWKGARYPGRTPLLGRPALSNALGAFTMVCALGADPAYVAACLANLQPVDNRLVLDRKPFVSFLRDAYNSNPTGFEAALDVLKTLSAKRRIVMTPGMIELGEQQYEQNRRLATLSAAVADLFIIVGNTNKDALLAGLTGASFPIEKIVLAENREAAFLAITDRGAQGDLVLIENDLGDLHEGTVSF; from the coding sequence GTGCTGACTAAGCTTTCAACCCTAATTTTTGTGCTTGGACTGCTGCTCTTTGGATACAGAAGGATATTCTCCTATCTAAGATATTTCCAGCAGGAGGAGTACTCAAATAGACGCTTTATAGCATGGATCAGAGAGAAGAGGGCCTTTGATAGACGGGGCAGCGCCGTCGTATGCACGCTAGGAATAATAGCTCTAGTTTTGCCGGGCGAGTGGTACGGGCTCGTGTTTTCTACCCTCGCTGCGACTGCCCTGTGGTGCATCACCGTAGTTATAGAGCAGGATCCACGAACAAGCGGCAAATTAAAGCTCAATATGACGCAACGCGCCCGCAAGATTTCGCTCGTTGCATTCATCTTGTATGCACTCGTTGCTTTCGTGCCCCTTGCGCTCTCGTGTGGAAGTTGTGGCGGCTCCCAAAACGGGCTAGCCATGACAGCATTTTTTGCCCTCCTGTTGGTGCAATCTCCCGCATTGTTTTTGATCGCTTCAAACAAGCTCCTCTGGCCAGTAGAAAAGGCGCTGCAAGATCGCTACTACGCCGAGGCCCAGCGCATTATGCGCCAAGCTAACCCATTCGTTATCGGCATCACGGGCAGCTACGGTAAAACTGGGGCCAAGGCCGCCCTGGGAGATCTTATGACGCAGTGTCTTGCTCCCACCTTCTGGCCCAGGAAGGGTATTAACACAATAATGGGTATCACCCGTGCAATTCGCGAAACGCTAAAGTCCTTTCACCACTTCGCTGTAATCGAGATGGGGGCATATAATATCGGCTCGATTAAACGGCTGTGCGACTTTACCCCTCCTAAAGCAGCGCTCGTTACCTCTGTCGGCATTATGCACCTCGAGCGCTTCGGAACACCAGAGAACGTGTATCTAGCCAAGTCTGAGATCGCACAAGCGCTCCCTGCCGATGGTATATTAGTCTGTAACGGTGATAGTCCGAACGCGCGCAGGATGGCGAGCGAGCATCGCCGTGCTGTAACGCTTCTGTATGGACTTGATGAGAGCGCCGGGGCGCTTGATTGCTACGCATCCGAGCTAGCATTTGACGATCAGGGCACACGCTTCGTTATCCACTGGAAGGGCGCACGTTATCCTGGGCGCACCCCGCTCCTTGGTCGACCAGCCCTATCGAACGCGCTCGGCGCCTTTACCATGGTCTGCGCTCTCGGAGCAGACCCAGCCTATGTAGCGGCCTGTCTGGCTAACCTACAGCCGGTTGATAACCGACTAGTATTGGATAGAAAGCCTTTCGTATCGTTTCTTAGAGATGCCTACAACTCTAACCCAACCGGTTTTGAGGCGGCGCTTGATGTGCTTAAGACCCTCTCAGCCAAGCGCCGCATAGTAATGACTCCAGGTATGATAGAGCTAGGCGAGCAGCAATACGAGCAAAATCGTAGGCTAGCAACACTCTCAGCCGCAGTAGCGGATCTATTTATTATCGTGGGCAATACCAACAAGGATGCGCTACTTGCCGGGCTGACCGGAGCTAGCTTTCCCATTGAAAAGATCGTCCTGGCTGAGAACAGAGAGGCGGCCTTTTTAGCTATTACTGACCGTGGGGCGCAGGGCGATCTAGTGCTAATTGAGAACGATTTAGGAGACCTGCACGAGGGCACGGTTAGTTTTTAA